AGTTGTAAATTTGCGGGTTGTTCTTGTCCCGTTCTAGGTACTCCCGGTCAATCAggctttcaatccttttcttcaAATCTGCCGGCTTTATCGGAAATTTAAGCTGCTCACCACAACAAACACCAACACCACACAATCTCCCTCAACATTTTTCCTTGCTCGTTACTTATTTCCAGGCCCGTAAATGCTGATTTGTATAAATGAATGGATTTGAATAAGAAATCAAACGACTTTTTACTTACCTGTTGGAACAGTTCTGTTATCAGAAGAGTGTGACTCAGCACCTTCCTAGTTTTCATTATCCGTACAATTGCAGCATCAACCTGCGAGACAATTTTCAATCAGACCGTTCACAACAATCTATTTTGAAATTTGGGATGCAACCAACGTGCGTAATAGGAAAAATCTGGAACACAGAGAGAAGGCTGACCTGATATTGGCGGTCTTGAAATACTCTTTCAGTGGTGCTCGTGTTCTCCTCCACTGTTTCCTTCATTTGGATCGCATTCACCTGCATCCGTCAAAATAATGTAAGCAACATCATGGGAGTGGTCCAAAACTACAGTGAACCTGAGTGGTTTAAAGCACAGGCGAAAACCGACAGGACAATACTTTCAGCTATCCAAATTCTCACACTTATACAAGCCTTTGTGCACATGGAGCTTGAGACCTTTTGATAACTGTTACTTTGCACTAAGCACAAGCAAATCAAATTACCTTTATGCGGTAGAGAGGAGCAGTAAATGAATCATTGAACGTAAATGTATCGCCATCGTCCACGTCTCTCCCCTTGGGAAACTATAGCACAAATTagagaaaggaaaaacacaaaaaataaggATAAGACCCAACATTTCCAATTAAGTTATAGACAAAGATTTTGCAGATGAATCTGGAAAGTTATCCAAGCACCCACCTTTTGTAGGACACGAACTTTTCCACATGCAAGGGACTGCAGAGTTCTTCTCAGTTCCTTGTCCTCAATGCCAGTTGAATCCTTAATGTCTTCAAGGCTTAGCTTCTCAGCATCATTAAACAGCATCAAGACAACGGTCTGGCAAACCAAACGATTATAATTCATTCACTTAGACAAGTAGATTTACactgtttggatgagggaaataaacttggaatttgaattaaagacagaatttataaattgacacgcaccaattcccttgtttggattcataaatatagaaatttagaatttctgcatggaaaaaaaacttggaatttgggacctccaattcccaagtttaaattccatgtaaataggtgtcattttccaatttctatgattgagagtttaaaaacaacaaattccgtattcaattccattgttcttttaggttacccaaacaagaaaattcacaaattctatagAATAAAATTCCGTCATTTaaatttcagtcattttaaaattctttagtaatcttaaatttcttcatccaaacatagtgttaagGAATTCTACTGGATACCGAAAACGAATGCCGGTAAACAGAAGCATAATGACCAACCTGAAACAGAGAAACTGCAAGCTCCTTTTTGCCTTTAGGAAACTCTGCTTTCAAGACACAGTGGCCTAATGAATTTTGCCACATCAAACGCCTACCACTGTACTTGCTTAGGTAAAACTCCTTGAAGATATCCTGTTgaacaaagaaaaatgagtcAAACAATTTACCAAGCACATTAAACTCGCCAAAAATGAAAGTACCTGTTGGGTAGCATGTACTGACCTGGTAAACATTCAATTCATGAGGAAGTCTAACATCCATGGGAGGATATGTAGGCCAGTACCTGTACCAAAGCACTACTTAGAACTCTTTGCAGAAATGGAGAAAATAAACAATGCAAAAAAATAAAGTCCAAGTTTTAAGTAAAGTTCTTCACAATAGGTTCCATACGTTCTCTCACTAAAATGTATAATTTCAATAATAAGGTATATGCACAAACGAatactttaaaataaatatagaatatattTTGTTTGACAGATCGAAATGCAGTTGAATTAAATGGAAATGACATAAATCAAATTCACCAATCTTTTTACAGTTTCAAAGTAGATCCAGCAATATCaaagaaatttaaattaaatgtgAAAATTTATGAATTCATTTTTTTAAGACAAACGTTTAGTCAGATTCATGATCTTCAGTTTTAATGCTAATATTGTAAGGGAACATATTGAACACATCACAAGAAACCAAACCAACTTTTCACATTCcatttttcaaaattcaaagaaaaaataataatttgaagCATACCCAGTCGTAAGGACATGAACACTCATCTCAATCCCTGATGGGAGTTTTGTCCTGGCCTGGGATGATTGTTTGAAGGACTCGTTTATCTCCTTCGACAGTTCAATATCCTGAAAAGATGTACATGCAAAGAAAAAATTTAGTATCATTAATTATTGCAATATAACTCTAGCCACAAGTGAATCACAAATCCATCCCTATATAAAGTAAATATGATTTTTGGAAGAAATGAAGAAAGTGGATGATATAGAGAGTAATTATGAATCCCAATTCCCGAACTAACTACAGGAGTTCATATACAAATGAACTTTGTTGATCTCAACCCAGTGCTATACTATTTACATTACCCCTGTTgctacaaagaaaagaaaaaacctaCAACCCATAACATGAGCAAAGTTGAACTCAACCATACTGAAAGTTTCTTTTCTTGTGTTTTACCATCATTAAATATGGTTTTCATCTGCaacgaaaaacagaaaacaaataaagtaaGACATTCAGAGGAGATTTCAATTGTTCCTTCATTTCGACTACCCTTTCCTTCCTATGATGCATACGAAACAACAGGAGAGAAGAACACTCCTCTCCATCCTTCCAACTTTTCGTTCCTTTCATAACATACCCTAATTCATCCTCCCTAGTTTCCTTCCCTAGTACCAATCATAGTGTTACACGAGCAAAATGGTTGACTGAAAACCACTAATGTGGTAACGCATATTGTGATCAACTAATGGCCATCACATAATGCTTTGCATTGCTAATTAAATCTACAATCTTTAACAAAATCCTCCAACAGTAGAACAGCCAAGAGTACTCGCAAAAAGAGAACAGCGAAAAAATTAAGCCTAGAAAAGTGTTATTCATGCTACGTTAACTACAACACCTACCAGCATGTAAGATGGAATAGCTTAAATTAGTACAAGAATTCATTAGACTATAGCAGTTAAACAAGCCTGTAAGAGATCCATTTCCACATTTTACATCCTATAGAGATAAGCAACCTTGGGCATGGAATAAGTTTAGGAACAAATCAACCCCTACGATCATGACCTCACTTTTTGCGCACTCTATAAAAGTCAATCCGAAATGATGCATCAGCAAGGACAAATTCTATCCCTAATTTTGGCATGAATACTGGGGGCAATATTAATTGATCAATACAACTGAACATACGACTAAGAAAATATGCACACCTTGAACATTCCTTCAAGTTTGTTCGTAAACTGACTGCCACACTCGGTCTTCAGCTGTCCACATATGAAATTCGGTCAGCCCAATCAAGTGACAGAGAGCTCATTCAGTATTATGTCAAGAAAATCAAAATCCATTATTTACCTTGGAAATCATAGACTTCTCTGCGTCAATAGAAGCACTCTTTCCCAACAGTAGCCTTTTTGCAAGATCTTTCTTATAAAATGCTTCAAACACGTCCTTACCCTGGATTAGGAAGAAAGAACCTTAAATCCGTACCATTTGTAGACAGACACGAGCAGCTAAGTAACAAGGGCTTGCAAGAACATATAAGAGAAAATATGCATATGAGATATGCTAATTAACCCAGtaatcaaattattaatttggacATTAACTTTTAAATCTTACCTGTATAAACCTGAATAAAACCAAGACCTTATCAAGCATTCCCTCCAATTCCTCTTCAGAAGTACCCTTATTCCCAGCACGAAGCTTCTCGTCCAAAAACTTTGCAATCAGCTCAGCAGGTCGGTTCTATAACAGAAAGAAAAACTCGTCTTCAAACATGTCTAGGAGCAGTGCATTAAACTTAAATTGCAAACACACTGGAAAAGGTGGGGGAGGGGCGATTGTACATGGAATCAAACTAGCTACCTTCAACTGAAGACAATAAATCTATAGATGGTTATTCATGATAGAAAGGCCATAACCAAAACTTATCCAAACTCTTAACCATGTACTTGCCACTTTTGCATCAAGTATCATTTCTCTGCTAAATTATGCCTTTCCTACATTGCATCACTTGAAACCCCGTCGAAGATTTCCCATTTTATTATGAAGGAATAGAAACACAAGGAAACACGGGAATAGCCAATGGGATAAAAGGTTACCTGTCGGAGATTAATTAAATGCTCGAAGGCATCCTTTATGGTGTTGCAAAATACTTCATTCTTGAAAAAGCTTTCTTCCCATATAGTGTCAAGAGAAGCCTTAAATTCCAAAAGAGAAGCAACCAtttctttatctttttcttcatcCATGATAATCCCCTGCCCTGTCCTCCGGATGTATGAGCTAAGCGCTTGCCTTAGTGATTCCAGGGCATTGACTCTGGAGAAAAGAGTGTGCATCCTTTGAAGGTCCTCAATGCGATTGCCATCCATCAGCAATGTGAAACCCTATAAGGGAACCATAATTACCTGAATTCAGTACATAGGGGTAGAATTCAAAAACTTGGAAGATAGAAAAATAAAGTTCATAACAAGATAAAAACCTTGTCGAGAATGGCAGGAATATGGCGCTCTAAAAGCTGTTTTTCTGCTGTTGCAACTAATGGCTTTCTTGTACTTGCATCCAGGTAGATTAAACATCTTTCATGTTCTTCATGCAACCTTGTCTGCAACAAGTTATCCAAAAATCTCCAATGGTAGGCATAAGTCATCATAGTGACAAAGAGACAAGCTAGATAGGTTCAAAGtaattggaagaagtcattatgttcaaaaaaatacaaatgagaagaaaagaaattgcTGAAGTAAACAGGCCTCATAAAGACttgagagatggagagagaaaTATGcacctccacatgcttcaagtaATCCGGAACATCCGCTTgctgcatatatttcatgcctTCAGCAGCATAGAATTCAGAAGTACATTCAAGAAATGGCTTCTCAAAGCTTTCTGAGTAGATCCCTAAAGCTGTAAACATCTTCAAAAGATGGTTAAGCAGAGTCCTGGCCACTGCTTCACCTAATCTggaaaaccaaaaccacaacatTGTAGATTTACTAGTTGCAaaaacaaacccaaaaaattaataaagagaCTTGTAATATGTTAATAGATCAACATTCAAGTCTTAGGTCTTGATTAACAGTTGGGCGCTAAGCTTTTTACTTCATGGTGTGGGAGCTCTATGGCACGCCACATATACCATTACTACTCATGGCCTACCCATTAATAAGAGAAACATTCGGAGCTGCAAGTGTCTACCCTTACAGAC
This genomic interval from Malus domestica chromosome 05, GDT2T_hap1 contains the following:
- the LOC103435151 gene encoding cullin-4 produces the protein MSLMSHPTKRSSAINHSSSGTSSSSSSSLNPSSAAPPMKKAKSQAVACSLDPSKNGLHHHHHHPHTHPTQDPDNDTVFDPSSMSLDDDLRPDDPSPRGVAANLSRKKAQPPQPSTKKLVIKLVKAKPTLPTNFEEETWAKLKSAICAIFLKKPDSCDLEKLYQAVTDLCLHKMGGSLYQRIEKECERHIAAALQSLVGQSPDLVVFLSLVERCWQDLCDQMLMIRGIALYLDRTYVKQTPNVRSLWDMGLQLFRKHLSLSPEVEHKTVTGLLRMIEKERLGEAVARTLLNHLLKMFTALGIYSESFEKPFLECTSEFYAAEGMKYMQQADVPDYLKHVETRLHEEHERCLIYLDASTRKPLVATAEKQLLERHIPAILDKGFTLLMDGNRIEDLQRMHTLFSRVNALESLRQALSSYIRRTGQGIIMDEEKDKEMVASLLEFKASLDTIWEESFFKNEVFCNTIKDAFEHLINLRQNRPAELIAKFLDEKLRAGNKGTSEEELEGMLDKVLVLFRFIQGKDVFEAFYKKDLAKRLLLGKSASIDAEKSMISKLKTECGSQFTNKLEGMFKDIELSKEINESFKQSSQARTKLPSGIEMSVHVLTTGYWPTYPPMDVRLPHELNVYQDIFKEFYLSKYSGRRLMWQNSLGHCVLKAEFPKGKKELAVSLFQTVVLMLFNDAEKLSLEDIKDSTGIEDKELRRTLQSLACGKVRVLQKFPKGRDVDDGDTFTFNDSFTAPLYRIKVNAIQMKETVEENTSTTERVFQDRQYQVDAAIVRIMKTRKVLSHTLLITELFQQLKFPIKPADLKKRIESLIDREYLERDKNNPQIYNYLA